Proteins encoded by one window of Pseudomonas tructae:
- a CDS encoding response regulator encodes MEKLNVVIADDHPIVLLGVRELVERDVHFRVVGEAISSDGLVALLEQQPVDLIITDFNMPVDSPYGDGLKLVGYLKRRFPDVQILVLTMISNPLILTRLHELGVLGVIQKSQLHNDIAVALKAVATGKPFRSVGPARTSVVESTCALDERFARLSPKEHEILRLFVAGLSVNDIARMQNRSTKTISAQKVAAMRKLEVTSNQDLLAYCLERKLFD; translated from the coding sequence ATGGAGAAGTTAAACGTTGTCATCGCTGATGATCACCCGATCGTGTTGCTTGGCGTACGCGAGCTGGTCGAGCGCGATGTGCATTTTCGTGTAGTCGGCGAAGCCATCAGCTCCGACGGTCTGGTTGCACTGCTGGAGCAACAGCCGGTAGACCTGATCATCACCGATTTCAACATGCCCGTGGACTCCCCCTACGGCGATGGCCTGAAGCTTGTGGGCTATTTGAAACGGCGCTTCCCGGACGTGCAGATCCTGGTGCTGACCATGATCAGCAACCCGCTGATCCTGACCCGGCTGCATGAACTGGGCGTGCTCGGCGTTATCCAGAAAAGCCAGTTGCACAACGACATTGCAGTCGCACTCAAGGCCGTCGCCACGGGCAAGCCGTTTCGCAGTGTCGGGCCTGCGCGAACCTCGGTGGTGGAATCCACCTGCGCCCTGGACGAGCGCTTCGCCCGGCTCTCGCCCAAGGAACATGAAATATTGCGTCTGTTTGTCGCCGGGCTGAGCGTCAACGATATCGCCCGTATGCAAAACCGAAGTACCAAGACCATCAGCGCGCAGAAGGTCGCCGCCATGCGCAAACTGGAAGTCACCAGCAATCAGGACTTATTGGCCTATTGCCTTGAACGTAAACTGTTCGACTAG
- a CDS encoding DUF4287 domain-containing protein produces the protein MSDAPKVKGPASYFPSIEQKYGQPISHWLGLLGTLSGKKHMELVAWLKAEHGLGHGHANALVAHFLAAANTP, from the coding sequence ATGAGCGATGCGCCAAAAGTAAAAGGACCGGCCTCGTACTTTCCCTCGATCGAGCAAAAGTACGGCCAACCCATCAGCCACTGGCTGGGCCTGCTCGGCACCCTCAGTGGCAAGAAGCATATGGAACTGGTGGCCTGGCTCAAGGCCGAGCATGGCCTGGGCCATGGCCACGCCAATGCGCTGGTGGCGCACTTTCTGGCGGCGGCAAACACGCCATAG
- a CDS encoding ABC transporter ATP-binding protein: protein MLVIEHLHKSYSTAQGKLAVLQGVDLQLARGASLALMGESGSGKSTLLHLIAGLDRADSGRILIDNQPLDGRLESALARWRRESIGLVFQQYNLISSLDVAANLSFQARLAGRLDRQWLGWLSTRLGLDSLLQRYPEQLSGGQQQRLAIGRALAARPALVLADEPTGSLDEASSDEVLALMLQLVNEAGSSLLMVTHSPRLAARLERRCVLHAGRVHAEAN, encoded by the coding sequence ATGCTGGTCATCGAACACCTGCACAAGTCCTACAGCACCGCCCAGGGCAAACTGGCGGTGCTGCAGGGTGTCGACTTGCAACTGGCCCGGGGCGCCAGCCTTGCGCTGATGGGCGAATCGGGCAGTGGCAAGAGCACCCTGCTGCACCTGATCGCCGGGCTCGACCGCGCCGACAGCGGGCGCATCCTGATCGATAACCAACCCCTCGACGGTCGCCTCGAATCAGCCTTGGCGCGCTGGCGCCGGGAAAGCATCGGCTTGGTGTTCCAGCAGTACAACCTGATCAGCAGCCTCGATGTGGCCGCCAACCTGAGCTTTCAGGCCCGGCTGGCCGGACGGCTTGACCGCCAGTGGCTGGGCTGGCTGAGCACCCGCCTTGGCCTGGACAGCTTGCTGCAACGCTACCCGGAGCAATTGTCCGGCGGCCAGCAGCAGCGGTTGGCCATTGGCCGAGCGCTGGCCGCCCGCCCGGCGCTGGTGCTCGCCGATGAGCCCACCGGCAGCCTTGATGAGGCCAGCAGCGATGAAGTACTGGCGCTGATGCTGCAGCTGGTCAACGAGGCCGGCAGCAGCCTGCTGATGGTGACGCACAGCCCGCGCCTGGCCGCGCGCCTTGAGCGGCGTTGCGTCCTGCACGCCGGGCGTGTGCACGCCGAGGCCAACTGA
- a CDS encoding fimbria/pilus outer membrane usher protein yields MSLLTGCRLAHGVHPGKRSSSPAALQIPPTLGPLFVALASCLGPDASAATANDHAPEQVEQFNTSFLQGAPSSVDVQLLLSASSVLPGRYRVDLYSNEMLVGRRDIDFRRHPDSGKVEACLTLDMLEQLGIDMKKLEAAGKLNLDDPQGCYDLPALIAKATQRYDASRLRLMVSVPQIALQRGMRGYVDPALWDHGVSAAFLNYQLSSSRNSTDNATTFSNNLGLRNGINLGAWRLRNESNFSSSTGQPNRFKSNRSYVQHDVTALKGQFSAGEIFSDADVFDSVRYRGLKLASDQGMRADSERGYAPIIRGVAQTSATVEIRQNNYILYTANVPPGPFEISDIYPSGSNGDLQVTIIEADGTRRVTVQAFSSLPIMVREGQLNYSLSAGQYNSNSEGLATPKFVSGTLAYGISSNLSGILGLQASENYQALALGAGRNTAIGAVSVDLTHSSSRTPGQSVRGNSLRALYAKTFTGTDTSFTLAAYRYSTEGYRTLTNHVEELDSDSQRRTGNSKTRTDLTINQSIGRNQQYGSVYLNASDQRYWGRGGSQSLSAGYSNYWGEVSYNLDATYSKDVGDFGPSNNDTLFNLSVSFPLGSKPRAPRAFVSASTQKNNDTAQAGINGYLSEDSDTYYSVQGGNSSTGGSTASANINTRTAVADISAGYSQGRGYNSQSLNLAGSIVAHGGGINLGQTVGETFALAQVPDVSGVKIGSYSGAKTGANGYAVVPNVQPYRVNWISLDTRDLDTGIDMDNATQQVVPRRGAVVLARYASKSGRRVQFELFDARHQPIPFGASLEDQAGKQLAISDPSGKALALMEKDAGELVIRWNDQHCTAAYALPERNPALNYERVPLVCQSPLP; encoded by the coding sequence ATGTCTTTACTCACCGGCTGCAGACTTGCTCATGGCGTTCACCCTGGCAAGCGATCGTCTTCGCCTGCTGCCTTGCAAATCCCCCCGACGCTTGGCCCACTGTTTGTTGCCCTGGCATCCTGCCTTGGCCCTGATGCCAGCGCAGCGACCGCCAACGACCATGCGCCAGAGCAGGTCGAGCAATTCAATACTTCGTTTCTGCAGGGCGCCCCCTCGTCGGTGGATGTGCAATTACTGCTCTCGGCCAGCAGCGTATTACCGGGCAGGTATCGGGTCGACCTGTACAGCAACGAGATGCTGGTAGGCCGTCGTGATATCGATTTCCGGCGCCATCCCGACAGCGGCAAAGTCGAGGCCTGCCTGACCCTGGACATGCTCGAGCAACTGGGCATCGACATGAAAAAACTCGAAGCCGCAGGCAAACTCAACCTCGATGACCCGCAGGGCTGCTACGACCTGCCAGCGTTGATTGCCAAGGCTACCCAGCGCTATGACGCCAGCCGCCTGCGCCTGATGGTCAGTGTGCCGCAAATTGCCCTGCAACGAGGGATGCGCGGCTATGTCGACCCGGCGTTGTGGGATCACGGCGTATCGGCAGCATTCCTCAACTATCAGTTGAGCAGCAGCCGCAACAGCACCGACAACGCCACCACCTTCTCCAACAACCTGGGGCTGCGCAACGGTATCAACCTGGGCGCCTGGCGACTGCGTAACGAATCGAACTTCAGCAGCAGCACCGGCCAACCCAACAGGTTCAAGAGCAACCGCAGCTACGTGCAGCATGATGTGACCGCGCTGAAGGGGCAATTCAGCGCCGGCGAGATCTTTTCCGACGCCGATGTGTTCGACAGCGTGCGCTATCGTGGCCTGAAACTGGCCTCGGACCAGGGCATGCGGGCCGACAGTGAGCGCGGCTACGCCCCGATCATCCGTGGCGTGGCACAAACCAGCGCCACCGTGGAGATCCGCCAGAACAACTACATCCTCTACACTGCCAACGTACCGCCGGGCCCGTTTGAAATCAGTGATATCTACCCCAGCGGCTCGAACGGTGACCTGCAGGTGACCATCATCGAAGCCGATGGCACGCGCCGGGTCACGGTGCAGGCATTTTCCAGCCTGCCGATCATGGTGCGCGAAGGTCAGCTGAACTACAGCCTCTCGGCGGGCCAGTACAACAGCAACAGTGAAGGCCTGGCCACGCCAAAATTTGTCAGCGGCACACTGGCCTATGGCATCAGCAGCAACCTGAGCGGCATCCTTGGGCTCCAGGCCAGCGAGAACTACCAGGCGCTGGCGCTGGGTGCCGGGCGCAACACGGCCATTGGCGCCGTGTCTGTCGACCTCACCCACTCAAGCAGCCGCACCCCGGGGCAATCGGTCCGGGGCAACAGCCTGCGGGCGCTGTACGCGAAAACCTTCACCGGCACCGACACCAGCTTCACCCTGGCTGCCTACCGCTATTCGACCGAGGGGTATCGCACCCTGACCAACCATGTCGAAGAGCTCGATAGCGACAGCCAAAGGCGCACCGGCAATTCGAAAACCCGGACAGACCTGACCATCAACCAGAGTATCGGCCGCAACCAGCAGTATGGCAGCGTCTACCTCAATGCCAGCGACCAGCGCTACTGGGGCCGGGGCGGCTCCCAGAGCCTGTCGGCCGGTTACAGCAACTATTGGGGTGAAGTGAGTTACAACCTTGACGCCACCTACAGCAAAGACGTCGGTGATTTCGGCCCCTCGAACAACGACACCCTGTTCAACCTGTCCGTGTCATTCCCGCTGGGCTCCAAACCTCGCGCGCCACGTGCCTTCGTCTCGGCCAGCACACAGAAAAACAACGACACCGCGCAAGCAGGCATCAACGGTTACCTGTCAGAAGACAGCGACACCTATTACTCGGTGCAAGGCGGCAACAGCAGCACCGGCGGCAGCACCGCATCGGCCAACATCAACACCCGCACCGCTGTTGCCGACATCAGTGCCGGTTACAGCCAGGGGCGTGGCTACAACTCGCAAAGCCTCAACCTGGCAGGCTCGATCGTCGCCCATGGTGGCGGCATCAACCTTGGCCAAACGGTGGGCGAAACCTTCGCTCTGGCCCAGGTCCCCGACGTATCAGGGGTCAAGATTGGCAGCTACAGTGGAGCCAAAACCGGCGCCAACGGCTATGCAGTGGTACCCAACGTGCAGCCGTATCGGGTCAACTGGATCAGCCTGGACACCCGCGACCTGGACACCGGTATCGACATGGACAATGCGACCCAGCAGGTCGTGCCACGGCGTGGCGCCGTGGTGCTGGCCCGCTATGCCAGCAAGAGCGGCAGGCGGGTGCAATTCGAACTGTTCGATGCCCGGCATCAGCCAATCCCGTTCGGTGCATCCCTTGAAGACCAGGCCGGCAAACAGCTGGCGATCTCCGACCCCAGCGGCAAGGCGCTGGCATTGATGGAAAAGGACGCTGGCGAGTTGGTGATCAGATGGAATGACCAACACTGCACCGCCGCCTACGCGCTACCCGAGCGCAACCCGGCGCTGAACTACGAGCGCGTACCATTGGTGTGTCAATCGCCCTTGCCTTGA
- a CDS encoding FtsX-like permease family protein, producing MKPLLIALQALLSHWRRHRLQFFSIFTGLWLATALWTGVQALNSQARADYARAAAVLTGPGQAQLLARDGGRFEQALYLQLRRLGWQVSPLLEGRLRIGGEHPLTVRLIGIEPLSLPSTAAVAGIAIPSFDLQAFISTPGQAWIGPDTLQQLGLSNSEQATSSDGQRLPPFVVQPQLAPGVIVLDIGHAQTLLQAPGQLSRLLLAGEPRPLPADLAQRLTLQAPSDDGDLQRLTDSFHLNLTALGLLAFVVGLFIAHAAIGLALEQRRGLIRNLRACGISLHTVLLSLTLELGVFAVLGGLAGVASGYGLAAALLPDVAASVRGLYGAQVAGQLSLPAGWWLTGVLVSILGALLAGASSVLRAARLPLLALAQAQAWRMAQGPWLRRQAMAAGLLLLVALGCWQWGNNLISALILLATLLLAAALLLPALLDGALAWLAHGCRGALAQWFIADSRQQLPALSLALMALLLALAASVGVGSMTEGFRKTFTGWLDQRLSADLYLTPQDTPQALQINAWLAQQAAVTVLPSWRAEIRLQQWPVQVQGIIDHPAYPTRWPLLEQSPQAWAQLASARGVMLSEQLARRLGLRLGDSLELASDTLTVVGIYADYGNPKGHLLVNAGWLRAHLPQATLSALSLNLAPERIAPLKAELQQRFALDDSRVVEQATLKRWSTEIFSRTFAATTALNSLTLGVAGIALFISLLTLSQSRLGQLAPLWALGVRRRQLAWLSLGQTLLLSSLTVLLAVPLGLLLAWCLVAVVNVQAFGWRLPLHVFPVQLLHLAALGLLTSLLASAWPLWQLARRQPSELLRQFADEA from the coding sequence ATGAAACCGCTGCTGATTGCCCTGCAGGCGCTGCTGAGTCACTGGCGGCGTCATCGCTTGCAGTTTTTCAGCATCTTCACCGGCCTGTGGCTGGCCACCGCGCTGTGGACCGGAGTGCAAGCGCTTAACAGCCAGGCCCGCGCCGACTATGCGCGCGCCGCTGCAGTGCTGACCGGCCCCGGGCAAGCGCAACTGCTGGCGCGTGATGGCGGGCGCTTCGAGCAAGCGCTGTACCTGCAACTGCGCAGGCTCGGCTGGCAGGTCTCACCGCTGCTCGAAGGCCGCTTGCGGATTGGCGGGGAGCATCCGCTGACGGTGCGCCTGATCGGCATCGAACCGCTGAGCCTGCCCAGCACTGCCGCCGTTGCCGGCATTGCCATCCCTTCCTTCGATCTGCAGGCGTTCATCAGCACTCCCGGGCAAGCCTGGATTGGCCCAGATACTTTGCAGCAACTGGGCTTGAGCAACAGTGAGCAAGCCACCAGCAGCGACGGTCAGCGGCTGCCGCCGTTCGTTGTGCAGCCGCAGTTGGCGCCCGGGGTGATTGTGCTGGACATCGGCCATGCGCAGACCTTGCTGCAGGCGCCGGGGCAATTATCACGGCTACTGCTGGCCGGTGAGCCCAGACCCTTGCCGGCAGATCTCGCCCAGCGCCTGACCCTGCAAGCGCCCAGCGATGACGGCGATCTGCAGCGGCTGACTGACAGCTTTCACCTCAACCTCACGGCCCTGGGCCTGCTGGCCTTCGTTGTCGGGCTGTTCATTGCCCACGCCGCCATCGGCCTGGCCCTCGAACAGCGCCGTGGCCTGATCCGCAACCTGCGGGCCTGCGGTATCAGCTTGCACACGGTACTGCTCAGCCTGACGCTGGAACTGGGGGTGTTCGCCGTGCTCGGCGGCCTGGCCGGGGTGGCCAGCGGCTATGGGCTGGCTGCCGCGCTGTTGCCCGACGTCGCCGCCAGTGTGCGCGGCCTGTATGGCGCCCAGGTTGCCGGGCAACTGAGCCTGCCGGCCGGGTGGTGGCTGACCGGCGTGCTGGTGAGCATTCTAGGCGCCTTGCTCGCTGGCGCCAGCAGTGTGCTGCGCGCCGCACGCCTGCCGTTGCTGGCCCTGGCCCAAGCGCAAGCCTGGCGCATGGCCCAAGGCCCCTGGCTGCGCCGCCAGGCTATGGCTGCAGGGCTGTTGCTGTTGGTCGCGCTAGGTTGCTGGCAATGGGGCAACAACTTGATCAGCGCCTTGATCCTGCTCGCGACGCTGTTGTTGGCGGCAGCACTGCTGCTGCCCGCCCTGCTCGACGGCGCATTGGCGTGGCTGGCCCACGGCTGTCGCGGCGCGCTGGCGCAATGGTTCATTGCCGACAGCCGCCAGCAACTCCCCGCGCTGAGCCTGGCGTTGATGGCACTGCTGTTGGCCTTGGCTGCCAGTGTCGGTGTGGGCAGCATGACCGAGGGCTTTCGCAAGACCTTTACCGGCTGGCTCGATCAGCGCCTGTCCGCCGATCTCTACCTCACGCCGCAAGACACCCCCCAGGCCTTGCAGATCAACGCCTGGCTCGCCCAACAAGCGGCCGTCACCGTGCTGCCCAGCTGGCGTGCGGAAATTCGCTTGCAGCAGTGGCCGGTGCAGGTTCAGGGCATCATCGACCACCCCGCCTACCCCACCCGTTGGCCACTGCTTGAGCAAAGCCCGCAGGCCTGGGCGCAACTGGCGAGCGCCCGGGGCGTCATGCTCAGTGAGCAGTTGGCCCGACGATTGGGCCTGCGCCTGGGCGACAGCCTTGAGCTCGCAAGCGACACCCTGACCGTCGTCGGGATCTACGCCGACTATGGCAACCCCAAGGGCCACCTGCTGGTCAATGCCGGCTGGCTGCGCGCTCACCTGCCCCAGGCGACATTGAGCGCCCTGAGCCTGAACCTTGCCCCCGAGCGCATCGCCCCGCTCAAGGCCGAACTGCAGCAACGCTTCGCTCTGGACGACAGCCGCGTGGTCGAGCAGGCCACCTTGAAGCGCTGGTCCACGGAAATCTTCAGCCGCACCTTTGCCGCCACCACGGCGCTCAACAGCCTGACCCTGGGGGTAGCGGGCATCGCCTTGTTCATCAGCCTGCTGACCCTGAGCCAGAGCCGCCTGGGCCAGTTGGCGCCGCTGTGGGCCCTCGGCGTACGGCGCCGTCAGTTGGCGTGGTTGTCGCTGGGGCAAACCCTGCTGCTCAGCAGCCTGACCGTGCTGCTGGCGGTGCCCCTGGGACTGTTGCTGGCCTGGTGCCTGGTGGCGGTGGTCAACGTCCAGGCCTTTGGCTGGCGCCTGCCGCTGCACGTGTTTCCCGTACAGTTGCTGCACCTGGCCGCGCTCGGCCTGTTGACCAGCCTGCTGGCCAGTGCCTGGCCGTTATGGCAACTGGCGCGACGCCAGCCCAGCGAGTTGTTGAGGCAGTTTGCCGATGAAGCCTAG
- a CDS encoding lipocalin-like domain-containing protein, with protein MKPSLCLLIGSLLLSACDQPAPAPKSFAGLAQDAAAFKQVTRNQPLVFPLDHAAHNGFRIEWWYVTANLTDRQGRDWGAQWTLFRSALRPGAETTGWNSPNLWLGHAALTGPGGHQSSETLARGGIGQAGVEARPFRAWINDWSLQGSDDIGRLHMSANGKGFSYSLNLLSSGPLVLHGAQGYSEKSGKGQASYYYSQPFYQVSGEVERDGQRLEVTGVAWLDREWSSQPLAPGQSGWDWFSLHLDSSAKLMLFRVREQQGAPYRAGTWISADGTAQALQGEQIQLQELAWSKQDNGRKVPTRWRVQVPEHGVDVQVDALEPKAWMQTRFPYWEGPVRFSGSVSGMGYLEMTGY; from the coding sequence ATGAAGCCTAGCCTCTGCCTGTTGATCGGTTCATTACTGCTGAGCGCTTGCGATCAGCCTGCGCCAGCGCCCAAAAGCTTTGCCGGTTTGGCTCAGGACGCAGCAGCCTTCAAGCAGGTGACGCGTAACCAGCCGCTGGTCTTTCCCCTCGACCACGCTGCCCACAACGGCTTTCGCATCGAATGGTGGTACGTCACCGCCAACCTTACCGATCGCCAGGGCCGTGACTGGGGCGCACAGTGGACCCTGTTCCGCTCGGCCCTGCGCCCAGGCGCGGAAACAACCGGCTGGAACAGCCCCAATCTGTGGCTGGGGCATGCCGCGCTGACCGGCCCCGGCGGCCATCAGTCCAGTGAAACCCTGGCCCGCGGCGGCATCGGCCAGGCAGGCGTCGAGGCCCGGCCATTTCGCGCCTGGATCAACGATTGGTCATTGCAGGGCAGCGACGACATCGGGCGCCTGCACATGAGCGCCAATGGCAAGGGTTTCAGCTACAGCCTCAACCTGCTCAGCAGCGGCCCACTGGTATTGCATGGCGCCCAGGGCTACAGCGAAAAATCCGGCAAGGGTCAAGCGTCGTACTATTACAGCCAGCCGTTCTACCAGGTCAGTGGCGAGGTCGAACGCGACGGCCAGCGCCTTGAGGTTACCGGCGTTGCCTGGCTCGACCGTGAATGGAGCAGCCAGCCCCTGGCGCCTGGGCAATCGGGTTGGGACTGGTTCTCCCTGCACCTGGACAGCAGCGCCAAGCTGATGCTGTTTCGCGTGCGCGAGCAGCAAGGCGCGCCCTACCGTGCCGGTACCTGGATCAGTGCCGACGGCACTGCGCAGGCGCTGCAGGGCGAGCAGATCCAGCTGCAGGAACTGGCCTGGAGCAAACAGGACAACGGCCGCAAGGTGCCTACCCGCTGGCGGGTGCAGGTGCCGGAGCATGGCGTGGATGTGCAGGTGGATGCTTTGGAGCCCAAGGCCTGGATGCAAACGCGCTTCCCCTACTGGGAAGGGCCAGTGCGCTTTAGTGGGAGTGTGAGCGGCATGGGGTATCTGGAGATGACTGGCTACTGA
- a CDS encoding fimbrial protein, with protein MKTFTLAFMTLSILAATGSAFAADPVPTKAGSGTISFTGQINNDACSVQGSDLNKSISVPMGNVSIKDMGTAAAPIGNGTLSAENFDMKISCNKGTKVSMIFQPKTGAGSGLVEGTKVLRLIDGLGAAKNVGIALLDGNGALIDLTSDTTARVENTLQDGNTSLKFSAAYVTTGALDTVVAGRGDATLPFVLQYE; from the coding sequence ATGAAAACGTTCACCCTGGCATTCATGACCCTGTCGATCCTCGCCGCCACCGGTAGTGCATTCGCCGCCGACCCGGTGCCGACCAAAGCCGGCTCCGGCACGATCAGCTTCACCGGCCAAATCAACAATGACGCCTGCTCGGTACAAGGCTCGGACCTGAACAAGTCGATTTCCGTGCCCATGGGCAACGTGTCGATCAAAGACATGGGCACCGCCGCCGCGCCCATTGGCAACGGCACACTCAGCGCCGAAAACTTTGACATGAAGATCAGCTGCAACAAGGGCACCAAAGTGTCGATGATCTTCCAACCCAAAACCGGCGCCGGTTCCGGCCTGGTCGAGGGCACCAAAGTGCTGCGCCTGATCGACGGCCTGGGGGCTGCGAAGAACGTCGGTATCGCGCTGCTCGATGGCAACGGTGCGCTGATCGACCTGACCTCGGACACCACCGCCCGTGTCGAAAACACCCTGCAGGACGGCAACACCTCGCTGAAGTTCTCCGCCGCCTACGTCACCACTGGCGCCCTGGACACGGTCGTCGCCGGTCGCGGTGACGCCACCCTGCCATTCGTTCTGCAGTACGAATAA
- a CDS encoding fimbrial biogenesis chaperone gives MLLRHPLRFCLGILGMLAFTQASAGISLSGTRLVFDGKHKEAGITVRNSGEDVLIQSWVDRDGPDTTPVPFAVTPPLARVPGNEQQLLRVIYEGAGMPSDKESVVWLNVQEIPQAAKTQNTLQLAVRQRIKVFFRPQGLSSNAYLAPAQLQWTVLQQAGKTSLRVENPGLYHVSMGDITLHSGQTKETVVDSIMIAPGEHKAFAVKHINSAQAAQLSFTSINDYGAQERYATPLGNTAPATAELIKASP, from the coding sequence ATGTTGCTACGTCACCCCCTACGATTTTGCCTGGGCATTCTCGGCATGCTCGCGTTCACCCAGGCCAGCGCCGGAATCTCTTTGAGCGGCACCCGCCTGGTCTTTGATGGCAAACACAAAGAGGCAGGCATCACCGTACGCAATAGCGGTGAAGACGTGTTGATCCAGTCCTGGGTCGATCGCGATGGTCCTGACACCACGCCGGTGCCTTTCGCGGTGACTCCACCCCTGGCGCGGGTGCCTGGCAACGAACAGCAGTTGCTGCGGGTTATCTATGAGGGCGCCGGCATGCCGTCGGACAAAGAGTCGGTGGTCTGGCTCAACGTCCAGGAAATTCCTCAGGCGGCGAAAACGCAAAACACCTTGCAACTCGCCGTACGCCAGCGCATCAAAGTGTTTTTTCGCCCGCAAGGCTTGAGCAGCAACGCCTACCTTGCCCCTGCGCAACTGCAATGGACTGTGCTGCAGCAGGCAGGAAAAACCTCCCTGAGGGTCGAGAACCCTGGTCTCTACCATGTGTCCATGGGGGATATAACACTGCACTCAGGCCAAACCAAGGAAACCGTCGTTGACTCGATCATGATCGCGCCAGGTGAGCATAAAGCCTTCGCGGTAAAACACATCAACAGTGCACAGGCTGCGCAGTTGTCGTTCACCAGCATCAACGACTATGGCGCGCAAGAGCGTTACGCCACACCACTGGGCAACACCGCGCCAGCAACTGCCGAGTTGATCAAAGCGTCGCCTTGA
- a CDS encoding class I SAM-dependent methyltransferase: MCPPDTRLLQSWQHNAHAWIKAVRSGAIDSRQQVTDQAILLAVLGRQPGRVLDLGCGEGWLLRALAERGIDAVGVDGDPTLVEAARSAGSATVYLADYQALTQATVDVGHDYDLICANFALLHQDIIPLLCAMNTLLAPGGALVIQTLHPWTASAGDYQDGWREETFAGFKGQWQPMPWYMRTLSSWITALDMAGYKLLSLQEPQHPQSALPQSLLLIAQPYSP; the protein is encoded by the coding sequence ATGTGCCCCCCGGACACCAGGCTTTTGCAAAGCTGGCAGCACAACGCCCACGCCTGGATCAAGGCCGTGCGCAGCGGTGCCATCGACAGCCGCCAGCAGGTTACCGACCAGGCCATCCTGCTCGCGGTGCTGGGCCGTCAGCCTGGGCGTGTGCTGGACCTGGGCTGCGGCGAGGGCTGGTTGCTGCGGGCGCTGGCTGAGCGGGGCATCGATGCCGTCGGGGTGGATGGCGACCCGACCCTGGTCGAGGCTGCGCGCAGCGCAGGCTCGGCGACCGTCTACCTGGCCGATTACCAGGCATTGACTCAAGCCACAGTGGATGTGGGCCACGACTACGACCTGATCTGCGCCAACTTCGCCCTGCTGCACCAGGACATCATCCCCCTGCTCTGCGCCATGAACACCCTGCTCGCCCCTGGCGGCGCCCTGGTGATCCAGACACTGCACCCCTGGACGGCAAGCGCCGGCGATTACCAGGATGGCTGGCGCGAAGAAACCTTCGCCGGATTCAAAGGCCAGTGGCAGCCGATGCCGTGGTACATGCGCACCTTGTCCAGTTGGATCACTGCCCTGGACATGGCGGGCTATAAACTGCTGAGCCTGCAAGAACCGCAGCACCCGCAAAGCGCGCTGCCGCAGTCGTTGTTGCTGATCGCGCAACCCTACTCACCCTAA